One Mycolicibacterium goodii genomic region harbors:
- the ilvC gene encoding ketol-acid reductoisomerase gives MAVEMFYDDDADLSIIQGRKVAVIGYGSQGHAHSLSLRDSGVQVKVGLKEGSKSREKVAEQGLEVDTPAEVAKWADVIMLLAPDTAQAEIFRNDIEPNLKDGDALFFGHGLNIHFGLIKAPENVTVGMVAPKGPGHLVRRQFVDGKGVPCLIAIDQDPKGEGQALALSYAAAIGGARAGVIKTTFKEETETDLFGEQAVLCGGTEELIKAGFEVMVEAGYAPEMAYFEVLHELKLIVDLIYEGGIARMNYSVSDTAEFGGYISGPRVIDADTKDRMRAILKDIQDGSFVKRLVANVEGGNKELEELRKQNAEHPIEVTGKKLRDLMSWVDRPITETA, from the coding sequence ATGGCAGTTGAGATGTTCTACGACGACGACGCGGACCTGTCGATCATCCAGGGCCGTAAGGTCGCCGTCATCGGCTATGGCAGCCAGGGGCACGCGCATTCGCTTTCGCTGCGCGACTCGGGTGTGCAGGTCAAGGTCGGTCTCAAGGAAGGCTCGAAGTCCCGCGAGAAGGTCGCCGAGCAGGGGCTTGAGGTCGATACCCCGGCCGAGGTGGCCAAGTGGGCCGACGTCATCATGCTGCTGGCGCCCGATACCGCGCAGGCCGAGATCTTCAGGAACGACATCGAGCCGAACCTCAAGGACGGCGACGCGCTGTTCTTCGGTCACGGACTCAACATCCACTTCGGTCTGATCAAGGCTCCGGAGAACGTCACCGTCGGCATGGTCGCCCCGAAGGGGCCGGGACACCTGGTGCGTCGGCAGTTCGTCGACGGCAAGGGCGTGCCCTGCCTGATCGCCATCGATCAGGATCCCAAGGGTGAGGGCCAGGCTCTGGCGTTGTCGTACGCCGCGGCCATCGGTGGTGCCCGCGCCGGCGTCATCAAGACCACGTTCAAGGAAGAGACCGAGACCGACCTGTTCGGTGAGCAGGCCGTGCTGTGCGGCGGCACCGAGGAGCTCATCAAGGCCGGCTTCGAGGTCATGGTCGAGGCCGGGTACGCGCCCGAGATGGCCTACTTCGAGGTCCTGCACGAGCTCAAGCTCATCGTCGACCTGATCTACGAGGGCGGCATCGCGCGCATGAACTACTCGGTGTCCGACACCGCGGAGTTCGGCGGCTACATCTCCGGCCCGCGCGTCATCGACGCCGACACCAAGGACCGGATGCGCGCCATCCTGAAGGACATCCAGGACGGTTCGTTCGTCAAGCGCCTGGTCGCCAACGTCGAGGGCGGCAACAAGGAGCTCGAGGAGCTGCGTAAGCAGAACGCCGAGCATCCGATCGAGGTCACCGGCAAGAAGCTGCGCGACCTGATGAGCTGGGTCGACCGGCCGATCACCGAAACCGCCTGA
- a CDS encoding PQQ-dependent sugar dehydrogenase — MKSRRRMTQVAAVLCAAMLVGTGCARFDAAQSEPFTTEPEMRPGPTTTPPPPPPLPAVPFPKECPAPGVMQGCLDSTSGLIMGADSQSALVAERLTGAIKEVATRAEPKIKTVIPVDPSGDGGLMDIVKSPTYIQDRLMYAYISTPTDNRVVRIADGDVPKPILTGIPKGATGNMGSLIFTSPTTLLVQTGDAGDPALAADPASLAGKVLRIEQPTTVNQAPITTAMSGMGSGGAMCIDPSDGSLYVTDRTPTADRLQRMTKDSKISTVWTWPDRPGVAGCAALDGTVLVNLVNTKKTVAVHMAPDTGAVTGEPEVVRDNTRGHVWALQLSPDGNVWGATVNKTAGDAEKLDDVVFPLFPQGGGFPRGDADKT, encoded by the coding sequence ATGAAATCGCGTCGGCGGATGACACAGGTGGCCGCCGTCTTGTGTGCCGCGATGCTGGTCGGCACGGGCTGCGCCCGGTTCGACGCGGCGCAGTCCGAGCCGTTCACCACCGAACCCGAGATGCGACCCGGACCGACCACGACGCCACCTCCGCCGCCACCGCTGCCCGCGGTTCCGTTCCCCAAGGAATGCCCGGCCCCGGGTGTCATGCAGGGCTGCCTCGACAGCACAAGCGGGTTGATCATGGGCGCGGACAGCCAGTCCGCGCTCGTGGCCGAGCGGTTGACGGGTGCGATCAAAGAGGTCGCGACACGCGCCGAGCCCAAGATCAAGACGGTGATCCCGGTGGACCCGTCGGGCGACGGCGGCCTGATGGACATCGTGAAATCGCCGACGTACATCCAGGACCGGTTGATGTACGCCTACATCAGCACACCGACCGACAACCGCGTCGTGCGCATCGCCGACGGCGACGTGCCCAAGCCGATCCTCACGGGGATCCCGAAGGGCGCCACCGGAAACATGGGCTCGCTGATCTTCACGAGTCCCACGACGCTGCTGGTGCAGACCGGCGACGCGGGCGATCCTGCGCTGGCTGCCGATCCGGCGTCGCTGGCCGGCAAGGTGCTGCGCATCGAACAACCCACCACGGTCAACCAGGCGCCGATCACCACCGCGATGTCGGGCATGGGTTCCGGTGGCGCGATGTGCATCGACCCGTCGGACGGGTCGCTGTACGTCACCGATCGCACACCGACGGCCGACCGCCTGCAACGGATGACCAAGGATTCGAAGATCTCGACGGTGTGGACCTGGCCCGACCGTCCCGGGGTTGCCGGGTGCGCCGCGCTCGACGGCACGGTGCTGGTGAATCTGGTGAACACCAAGAAGACCGTCGCGGTGCACATGGCACCGGACACGGGTGCGGTGACCGGCGAACCGGAGGTCGTGCGTGACAACACGCGCGGTCACGTGTGGGCCCTGCAGCTCTCCCCCGACGGCAACGTCTGGGGCGCGACGGTCAACAAGACCGCCGGTGACGCCGAGAAACTCGACGACGTGGTGTTCCCGCTGTTCCCGCAGGGCGGTGGATTCCCGCGCGGTGACGCCGACAAGACCTGA
- the ilvN gene encoding acetolactate synthase small subunit, with protein sequence MSNGTPTHTLSVLVEDKPGVLARVASLFSRRGFNIQSLAVGATEQKDMSRMTIVVSVEDSPLEQITKQLNKLINVIKIVEQEDDNSVSRELALIKVRADATTRGQIIEAVNLFRAKVVDVSTESLTIEATGTPEKLEALLRVLEPYGIREIAQSGVVSVSRGPRGIGAAK encoded by the coding sequence ATGAGCAACGGAACCCCCACCCACACCTTGTCGGTGCTGGTCGAGGACAAGCCCGGTGTTCTCGCGCGAGTCGCCTCGTTGTTCTCGCGTCGCGGCTTCAACATCCAGTCGCTCGCGGTCGGCGCCACCGAGCAGAAGGACATGTCGCGGATGACGATCGTGGTGAGCGTCGAGGATTCGCCACTGGAACAGATCACCAAGCAGCTCAACAAGCTGATCAACGTGATCAAGATCGTCGAGCAGGAAGACGACAACTCGGTGTCCCGCGAGCTCGCGCTGATCAAGGTGCGGGCCGATGCGACGACCCGCGGTCAGATCATCGAAGCGGTGAACCTGTTCCGCGCCAAAGTCGTTGATGTTTCGACCGAATCCCTGACCATCGAGGCGACGGGTACGCCGGAGAAGCTGGAAGCCCTGCTGCGGGTCCTGGAGCCATATGGCATCCGCGAGATCGCACAGTCCGGTGTGGTGTCGGTGTCGCGCGGTCCGCGGGGCATCGGCGCAGCGAAGTAA
- a CDS encoding TetR/AcrR family transcriptional regulator has product MPDRQRRRYAPRLPREQRRQQLLDAALTVLADCPLHELSMEAVAEAAGVGKPVLYTAYRTRAELVTALLTREHQRGLDQVRAALPDDLGVAGPTEAYTATVSAFLQAVLENPTRWRLILTVPDSAPREYRAAVRHARSQIVELAESFARAGIELDPRLTNLDPALLGHTMLSFAEMLGRLAVHDPETYPRDRLQEYAATTMKMFAGQFQVAAP; this is encoded by the coding sequence GTGCCTGACCGCCAGCGCCGCCGATACGCACCGCGGCTGCCGCGTGAGCAACGGCGCCAGCAACTGCTCGACGCGGCACTGACCGTGCTGGCCGACTGCCCGCTGCACGAGCTCAGCATGGAGGCCGTCGCCGAGGCCGCGGGCGTGGGCAAACCGGTCCTCTACACCGCGTACCGCACCAGGGCCGAACTCGTCACCGCACTGCTCACCCGCGAGCACCAGCGAGGGCTCGACCAGGTACGTGCGGCCCTACCCGACGATCTCGGAGTCGCCGGCCCCACCGAGGCCTACACCGCCACCGTGTCAGCGTTTCTCCAAGCAGTTCTGGAGAACCCGACCCGGTGGCGTCTCATTCTCACAGTGCCCGACAGTGCGCCTCGCGAGTACCGGGCCGCGGTGCGCCACGCCCGCTCGCAGATCGTCGAACTCGCCGAGTCCTTCGCGCGCGCCGGCATCGAGCTCGATCCCCGCCTCACGAATTTGGACCCGGCGCTGCTCGGACACACGATGCTGTCGTTCGCGGAGATGCTGGGCCGGCTCGCCGTGCACGATCCCGAGACCTACCCGCGCGACCGGCTCCAGGAGTACGCCGCGACGACGATGAAGATGTTCGCCGGGCAGTTCCAGGTCGCGGCGCCCTAG
- a CDS encoding DoxX family protein codes for MTSTSQDPWQRPDNPGTGDSARPAGASLVDPEDDLPSATYGGDFETTAIPRYDSKSPDQPAFSMVSDPEPLPYVQPGMPMGAYPAEPVEIDRNEVVDDRVRAAGRRGTQDLGLLILRVAVGGLLILHGLQKAFGWWGGPGFDGFSTSLDDMGFKYAGILTYVATGGQIAAGVLLVLGLFTPIAAAGALAYGINGLLAEAMIAHEQARLSEFFHDGHQYRLVILAATAAIILTGPGRYGFDAGRGWARRPFVGSFVALLLGIGAGIGIWALLNGGNPLS; via the coding sequence GTGACCAGTACCTCGCAGGACCCGTGGCAAAGACCCGATAATCCGGGGACCGGCGATTCCGCCAGGCCCGCCGGGGCAAGTCTGGTCGACCCTGAAGACGATCTGCCCTCGGCCACGTACGGTGGCGACTTCGAAACCACCGCCATACCGCGATACGACTCCAAGTCGCCCGACCAGCCGGCGTTCAGCATGGTCAGCGACCCCGAACCGCTCCCGTATGTCCAGCCCGGTATGCCGATGGGGGCGTATCCGGCGGAGCCGGTCGAGATCGACCGCAACGAGGTCGTCGACGACCGGGTCAGAGCCGCCGGGCGACGAGGCACACAGGACCTCGGTCTGCTGATCCTGCGTGTGGCCGTGGGAGGGCTGCTCATCCTGCACGGCCTGCAGAAGGCCTTCGGGTGGTGGGGCGGACCCGGATTCGACGGGTTCAGTACGTCACTGGACGACATGGGCTTCAAGTACGCCGGCATCCTGACGTACGTGGCCACCGGTGGCCAGATCGCGGCAGGGGTGTTGTTGGTGCTCGGGCTGTTCACGCCGATCGCCGCGGCAGGGGCGTTGGCCTACGGCATCAACGGTCTGCTGGCCGAGGCGATGATCGCCCACGAGCAGGCCAGGCTCTCGGAGTTCTTCCACGACGGCCACCAGTACCGGCTCGTGATCCTCGCCGCGACCGCGGCCATCATCCTGACCGGACCGGGGCGCTACGGCTTCGACGCCGGACGTGGTTGGGCCCGACGCCCGTTCGTCGGATCGTTCGTGGCCCTGCTGCTCGGTATCGGCGCAGGGATCGGGATCTGGGCGCTGCTCAACGGCGGGAATCCGCTGAGCTGA
- a CDS encoding PH domain-containing protein — MAHLAVAVVTLGLLTVVLTNPTWFAPLLLIPIGLSLAIIRLQTKADRDTVTARSLLGSETVPWSEIEGLRFERGRWAVAQRTTGADLRLPAVTFATLPLLAEVSGGRVPNPYA; from the coding sequence ATGGCGCACTTGGCCGTCGCGGTGGTCACGCTGGGCCTGCTGACCGTGGTGCTGACCAATCCGACCTGGTTCGCCCCGCTGCTCCTCATCCCGATCGGCTTGTCCCTGGCCATCATTCGGTTACAGACCAAGGCCGACCGCGACACGGTGACAGCGCGGTCGCTGCTCGGCAGCGAGACGGTTCCGTGGAGCGAGATCGAAGGTCTGCGGTTCGAACGCGGCCGTTGGGCCGTCGCGCAACGCACCACCGGCGCGGATCTGCGCCTGCCCGCCGTGACGTTCGCCACCCTTCCGTTGCTCGCGGAGGTCAGCGGCGGCCGGGTTCCCAACCCGTACGCATGA
- a CDS encoding acetolactate synthase large subunit produces MSAPTTRPPHPTAAAPANGASAQKPDQPHAKRIAPEQLTGAQAVVRSLEEIGVDTIFGIPGGAVLPVYDPLFDSKKLRHVLVRHEQGAGHAASGYAHATGKVGVMMATSGPGATNLITPLADAQMDSIPVVAITGQVGRGLIGTDAFQEADITGMTMPITKHNFLVRNGDDIPRVIAEAFHIARSGRPGAVLVDIPKDILQGQCTFSWPPKVDLPGYKPTTKPHNRQIREAAKLIAEARKPVLYVGGGVIRGEATAELLELAELTGIPVVTTLMARGAFPDSHRQNLGMPGMHGTVAAVAALQRSDLLIALGTRFDDRVTGKLDSFAPEAKVIHADIDPAEIGKNRHADVPIVGDVKAVIAELVQSLRKTGTTAEALQLGSWWEYLSGIKSTYPLSYGPQSDGSLSPEFVIEKLGQIAGPDAVYVAGVGQHQMWAAQFIKYENPKTWLNSGGLGTMGFAVPAAMGAKFARPDAEVWAIDGDGCFQMTNQELATCALEGAPIKVALINNGNLGMVRQWQTLFYEERYSQTNLSTHSRRIPDFVKLAEALGCVGLRCERAEDVEDVINQARAINDRPVVIDFIVGADAQVWPMVAAGTSNDEIMAARDIRPLFDDNEEGHA; encoded by the coding sequence GTGAGCGCACCCACCACGCGACCACCACACCCCACGGCCGCAGCCCCCGCCAACGGCGCATCTGCGCAGAAGCCGGATCAGCCGCACGCCAAGCGCATTGCGCCCGAGCAGCTCACCGGCGCGCAGGCAGTCGTCCGCTCGCTCGAGGAGATCGGCGTGGACACCATCTTCGGTATCCCCGGCGGTGCGGTGCTCCCGGTCTACGACCCGCTGTTCGACTCGAAGAAGCTGCGCCACGTGCTGGTTCGCCATGAGCAGGGTGCCGGCCACGCCGCCAGCGGCTACGCCCACGCGACCGGCAAGGTGGGCGTGATGATGGCGACGTCCGGCCCGGGCGCCACCAACCTGATCACGCCGCTGGCCGATGCCCAGATGGACTCGATCCCGGTCGTCGCGATCACGGGTCAGGTCGGCCGCGGACTCATCGGCACCGACGCGTTCCAGGAAGCCGACATCACCGGCATGACCATGCCGATCACCAAGCACAACTTCCTGGTGCGCAACGGTGACGACATCCCGCGGGTCATCGCCGAGGCGTTCCACATCGCACGGTCGGGACGGCCGGGCGCGGTGCTCGTCGACATCCCCAAGGACATCCTGCAGGGGCAGTGCACGTTCAGCTGGCCGCCGAAGGTCGACCTGCCGGGCTACAAGCCGACCACCAAGCCGCACAACCGCCAGATCCGCGAGGCCGCCAAGCTGATCGCCGAGGCCCGCAAGCCCGTGCTGTATGTCGGGGGCGGCGTGATCCGCGGTGAGGCCACGGCCGAACTGCTGGAGCTGGCCGAGCTGACCGGTATCCCGGTGGTGACCACGCTGATGGCGCGCGGCGCGTTCCCCGACAGCCACCGCCAGAACCTGGGCATGCCCGGGATGCACGGCACGGTCGCCGCGGTGGCTGCACTGCAGCGCAGCGATCTGCTGATCGCGCTGGGTACGCGCTTCGACGATCGCGTCACCGGCAAGCTTGACTCGTTCGCGCCGGAAGCCAAGGTGATCCACGCCGACATCGATCCGGCCGAGATCGGCAAGAACCGCCACGCCGACGTGCCGATCGTGGGTGACGTCAAGGCCGTCATCGCCGAGCTGGTGCAGTCACTGCGCAAGACGGGTACCACCGCGGAAGCGCTGCAGCTCGGCAGCTGGTGGGAGTACCTGTCGGGCATCAAGTCGACCTACCCGCTGAGCTACGGCCCGCAGAGCGACGGCAGCCTGTCGCCGGAGTTCGTCATCGAGAAGCTGGGCCAGATCGCCGGGCCGGACGCGGTGTACGTCGCAGGCGTCGGCCAGCACCAGATGTGGGCCGCGCAGTTCATCAAGTACGAGAATCCGAAGACCTGGCTCAACTCGGGTGGTCTCGGCACGATGGGCTTCGCCGTGCCCGCGGCGATGGGTGCCAAATTCGCCCGGCCCGACGCCGAGGTGTGGGCCATCGACGGCGACGGCTGTTTCCAGATGACCAACCAGGAGTTGGCGACCTGTGCCCTGGAAGGTGCGCCGATCAAGGTGGCGTTGATCAACAACGGCAACTTGGGCATGGTGCGCCAGTGGCAGACCTTGTTCTACGAGGAGCGCTACAGCCAGACGAACCTGTCCACGCATTCGCGGCGGATCCCCGACTTCGTCAAGCTGGCCGAGGCGCTGGGTTGCGTCGGTCTGCGGTGCGAACGCGCCGAGGATGTCGAAGACGTCATCAACCAGGCCCGCGCGATCAACGACCGTCCGGTGGTCATCGACTTCATCGTGGGTGCCGACGCCCAGGTGTGGCCGATGGTCGCGGCAGGCACCAGCAATGACGAGATCATGGCGGCCCGCGACATCAGGCCGCTGTTCGATGACAACGAAGAGGGGCACGCCTGA
- the gatB gene encoding Asp-tRNA(Asn)/Glu-tRNA(Gln) amidotransferase subunit GatB has protein sequence MTVAPTAELVDFDDVVARYEPVMGMEVHVELSTATKMFCGCANRFGAEPNTLVCPVCLGLPGALPVLNETAVESAIRIGLALNCEITPWGRFARKNYFYPDQPKNYQISQYDEPIAVNGYLDVPLEDGTTWRVEIERAHMEEDTGKLTHLGSDTGRIAGATTSLADYNRAGVPLIEIVTKPIEGTGARAPEIARAYVTALRQLIRALGVSDVRMDQGSMRCDSNVSLKPKGAKEFGTRTETKNVNSLRSVEVAVRYEMRRQAAVLDTGGTVTQETRHFHEDGYTSPGRSKETAQDYRYFPEPDLEPVAPSPELVERLRATIPELPWLSRKRIQEEWGVSDEVMRDLVNAGAVELVAATVEHGASSEAARAWWGNFLVQKANETGVAVDELPITPAQVAAVVKLVDEGKLSNKLARQVVEGVLAGEGEPEQVMADRGLVLVRDDSVIQAAVDEALAANPDIVEKIRGGKVQAAGAIVGAVMKATKGSADAARVRELVLAACGQG, from the coding sequence ATGACCGTTGCCCCCACCGCTGAACTCGTTGACTTCGACGATGTCGTCGCGCGCTACGAACCCGTCATGGGCATGGAGGTGCACGTCGAGCTGTCGACAGCCACCAAGATGTTCTGCGGGTGCGCCAACCGGTTCGGTGCCGAGCCCAACACGCTGGTGTGCCCGGTGTGTCTCGGCCTGCCCGGCGCCCTGCCGGTGCTCAACGAGACCGCGGTGGAGTCGGCGATCCGGATCGGGCTGGCGCTCAACTGCGAGATCACCCCGTGGGGCCGGTTCGCCAGGAAGAACTACTTCTACCCGGACCAGCCGAAGAACTACCAGATCTCGCAGTACGACGAGCCCATCGCGGTCAACGGCTACCTCGACGTCCCGCTGGAGGACGGCACCACCTGGCGCGTGGAGATCGAGCGCGCGCACATGGAGGAGGACACCGGCAAGCTGACCCACCTCGGCAGCGACACGGGCCGAATCGCGGGGGCGACGACATCGCTGGCCGACTACAACCGCGCGGGCGTTCCGCTCATCGAGATCGTCACCAAACCCATCGAGGGCACCGGCGCACGGGCCCCCGAGATCGCCCGCGCCTACGTCACGGCACTGCGACAGCTCATACGCGCCTTGGGCGTTTCGGATGTCCGCATGGATCAGGGCTCGATGCGCTGCGACTCCAACGTGTCGCTCAAACCGAAGGGCGCCAAGGAATTCGGCACCCGCACCGAGACCAAGAACGTCAACTCGCTGCGCAGCGTCGAGGTCGCCGTGCGGTACGAGATGCGCCGCCAGGCGGCCGTTCTCGACACCGGTGGCACCGTCACGCAGGAGACCCGGCACTTCCACGAGGACGGCTACACCTCGCCGGGGCGCAGCAAGGAGACCGCACAGGACTACCGCTATTTCCCCGAGCCCGATCTGGAGCCGGTCGCGCCGAGCCCCGAGCTCGTCGAGCGCCTGCGCGCGACGATCCCCGAACTGCCGTGGCTGTCGCGCAAGCGGATCCAGGAGGAGTGGGGGGTCTCCGACGAGGTGATGCGCGACCTGGTCAACGCCGGGGCGGTCGAACTCGTCGCGGCCACCGTGGAGCACGGTGCGTCGAGCGAGGCGGCCCGCGCGTGGTGGGGCAACTTCCTGGTGCAGAAGGCCAATGAAACCGGGGTGGCCGTCGATGAACTGCCCATCACGCCCGCCCAGGTGGCCGCCGTGGTGAAGCTCGTCGACGAGGGCAAGCTGTCCAACAAGCTGGCGCGTCAGGTCGTCGAGGGTGTGCTCGCGGGCGAGGGCGAGCCCGAGCAGGTCATGGCCGACCGCGGGCTCGTGCTGGTGCGCGACGACTCGGTGATCCAGGCCGCGGTGGACGAGGCGCTCGCCGCCAACCCCGACATCGTCGAGAAGATCCGCGGCGGCAAGGTCCAGGCCGCCGGTGCCATCGTCGGTGCGGTCATGAAGGCCACGAAGGGTTCCGCGGACGCGGCGCGGGTCCGTGAACTCGTGCTGGCCGCCTGCGGCCAGGGCTGA